The DNA region TTAGAAAGCAGATCGCCCGGCCCCGTAGCAGCCAGGCATGGGCTCCACCGGGATTGCGCGAACACGCCCCCCATGCGGAGTGCCGGTCTTACCGGCGTCATTCGCGATATAAGAAGAGGGTTATGGGCTCGCAAGGCACAGTGTTGCCGCGATGACACGAAAAGGGCGGGAAAACGCCTCCCGCGGGCCGATTCACGGCGGGGCGCCACCCCCGGCATCGTCGCGCTCCGCATCAGCCCTGCCGTTCCGGCGTGCTGACGACGAGCCCATCGAGCGCCTCGGTGACCCGGATCTGGCATGAGAGCCGCGAGTTCGGGCGCACGTCAAAGGCGAAGTCGAGCATATCCTCTTCCATCGGCTCGGCGGCTCCGACCACCTCCTGCCATTCGGGCGAGACATGCACATGGCAGGTCGCGCAGGCGCAAGCGCCCCCGCATTCGGCCACGATGCCCGGAACGCCATGCTCGATCGCCGTCTCCATCACGGTCGCCCCGACCTTCGCGTCGGCAATGCGCTGCGTCCCGTCATGATCGACATAAGTGATCTTCGGCATCGACGTGGTCTCTCTCGGATCGACAGCTGAGCGCTTGCGCCGGCTTTCCGCCGCGAAGCAGGGGGAAGCGCGCCCCGCATTGGCACAGGCGCCCCGCAAGCGCAAGCAAACATTGGCCAATCGCAGGCATCACCCCGAAAAGTGGCCTTCCGCTCTACGGAACTGGATGATGCGAGGCCACTACGAGCGCAACAGCTCAGCCACGCGCCGCCGCGTGCCCTCGATGACGAGGGCGGCTTCGCGGCGCGTCTCTTCGCCACCCTGGCCTGCCTCGCCCGCCCCGTTCCCTTGGGCCTCGAGTTCACCGCACACATGCGCGAGCGCCAAGGCACCGATGGCAAGCGATGCTCCTCTAAGCGTATGGGCCGCCTCGCTGCGGGCCTGGCCCGGCGCACCGCAGATCAGGGGGCCGAGCGCCATCAGCTGCTCGGCATAAAGGCGCAGCAGCTCGTCGCGCAATTGCATATCGCCCAAGACCTGGCGCTCGAGATGTAATATATCGAGCATCTTCCGCGGCCCGGCGGCTGAATCTTGCCCGGATATCGGCCCACCCGGTCGGCGGCTCCCGTCGATTTTCGTCGGGCTTTTCATGACGATCTCTTTATCCGCGGACCAAGTGCCGCAAAACATTACCAGCCCGCCCTTATTTCATAGCATCCTCATTTCCGGCGCGGGCCTTCCTGCCGCATGGTTTCTGGTGCGTTAACGACGTTTTACAATCAAGCGGAGGGCCGGGTTTCAAATTTCCCCCTATCGCTCTAAACTGTCTTGGTTAACGGGGCTGTGCAAAGTCGCGATTCCGCCCAGCGGGCGGCGCGGCGTATATTCGTCCGACAAGGGGCTGTCGCTGCTTAGGCGCGATGGTCTTCCGAATTCGGCGTGACGAGGTGTAGCGTATGAGCACGAAACCGAAACTCGATGATCAGACGCAGGCTGCTCTCAGCGCAATCGAGGAAGCGCTGAAGGGAACGGCTGCGCCGGCGCAGCCGCGCTTGCCCGAAGCGAGCTCCGACATCATCGCGGTCCGGCGCCCAACGCCCGAGAATCGCAGCCGCACCGCACCTCCTCCCGCGGCGGCACGACCGGTCGCCCCCCCGCCCCCGGCCATCGAGACGCAAGCTCCGACCGAGGCGCGGCCGCGCCCGGCGCCGCTCGCGCCAACGCCTGCGGCCAATGACGACCGCGAGGAGATCGGCGCGTTGCTGCAGACGATGCAGGCCAAATCGTCTTCGCGCCCCCTCATCATGGCGACGCTGGCCTCCGTCCTCTGGGCGGGTGCAATCGGCGTTCTGGCCTGGTCGCGCCTCGATCTCAGCGCGATCGGCGACCAGGCGACCTTGATCGAGCGGCTGGAGACGCCGACTTTCGGCCTGGCGCTCGCGCTCCTCATCGGCCCCGTCATCTTCTTCTTCATGCTGGCCGGGCTGTTCCGGCGCTC from Rhizobiales bacterium GAS188 includes:
- a CDS encoding ferredoxin, 2Fe-2S, which gives rise to MPKITYVDHDGTQRIADAKVGATVMETAIEHGVPGIVAECGGACACATCHVHVSPEWQEVVGAAEPMEEDMLDFAFDVRPNSRLSCQIRVTEALDGLVVSTPERQG